The Halomonas qaidamensis genome includes the window ATTACCCAAACTATTCTGTTTCCCAGCTTTCAAAGCCAAGTAACGCGTTTAACCGGGCTAAAAATGGGCGTGGCAGATAACAGTGAGCGGATGCCCTGTTGTGTGCGAGTGGTATACCAGCGCTTAGATGAACAGATAAGCTTGCGGTCTGCGCTAGCTCAATGCGGCCTGCTGTCACTTGACGACCCGTCGCTAGATGAGTCGCTGCTGGCAGCCGTGTGCAATGATGTGGCTAGCGGAGAGCACCATTTTCGAGCACGTCACTAGCAGTGTACTTCGCAGGACGGCGATGGTGTCAGTACATGGGCAAAGAGAATCGACTCAAAGTGCTCCATTGGAACGACTGACTTAAGCGTTTTAGCGCGCAGTATGGCGCCTTCCCACCCGGATAATATAAAACTGGCAAGGGCTTCTGGAACAATCGCCTTATCAATATCGTTCTGATTTTGCGCATCTTTCAGACAGACGACAAAACGTTGTTCCCAGCGCTGGAACACTAGATTAAGGGCATCACGGAAGGTGTCGCTTTGGCCAGAAAGCTCCTGGCCAAGGTTACCAATCAAGCAGCCAGTGGTGTGGTCGCAGCCCAACATGTGCTCACGCCCTGTGGCGAAGTAACGCCGTAGCCGCTCTAACGGCGGCAACGAAACGTCTTCAAGCAGTGTTGCCAAACTTTCATCGTACTCGCTAGCAAATCGCTCTATCACCGCCAGCCCAAAATCTTCTTTGCTGGAAAAGTAGTGGTAAAACGATCCTTTAGGCACACCGCAGGTTTTTAAGACGGCATTAATACCCGTCGCATTGTAGCCCTGCTGGGCAATCAGTTCGGCACCGGTTTCAATTAACTTATCGCGAGTGGCGGTGTTTTTCATGACGTCACATTAACCAGTGAATTTAGTGCTTTGCAAAATAATAATGACAGGTATTGTTAGGCCCGTCAGCGGTTAGACAGCACGCTGCAGCGATGCTTAATGGGTTGCACGCTATTTGCACATTGCTTACCTAATCATTGCTTGCGTATCGGTGATGCTAGCATGATACGCCATTTTCTCTGGAATTTTCGCCCTTAGCCAACGGATGCCGCGCGGTAATGACCTCCTCCCACTCTTACGCACCCTCTCAACAAGGCCGTATCGGTTTCGGTGCCTTGGCAGCGCTACTGGTCTTCGCCTGCGGTTTAGCCTTGGCTTGGTGGATTATCAGCCAGCCACCCCGCGTTGAGCGACGGCCGCCACCGCCCGCCGCACCACCCCTAGTGGATGTCATTACGGCGGAAGAGCGGCTGCAAGCACCCATACTTAATGGCTTTGGACGAGTAGAAGCAGAAAAATCCACTATGCTTGCCAGCCGAGTTGCCGGCCAGCTAGAACGCTTTGGGGAGGGCGTACTCCCAGGACAGGTCGTCGAACAAGGAGCGCCGGTTGCGTATATCGATCAGGCTGATTTACGCCTCATTCTCGAAGATGCTGAAGCGCAGTTGGCCAACGCTCAGGCGCAGTTAGCGCTAGAACAAGCGGAGCAACAGCGCGCCCGAAGTGAGTATGAATCTTTTGGCCGCCAACTTAGCGCCGAGCGCCGCGCCCTAGTACTACGTGAACCACAGCTACGCCAAGCTCAAGCTCAACTAACGCAAGCACGGGTAGTCCGCGACCAAGCGGCGCTTAATCTTGAACGTGCCACGCTAGCTGCCCCTTGGCGAGCGATGGTGCAAGAGCGCTTGGTTGGTGCAGGAAGCTTGTTAAGCCAGGGCACTGAAGTACTCAGTTTGGTTGGTGTCGAGCAGTTTTGGGTCCGCGCTTCGTTGCCGGGAGATATCTTGGGCTGGCTAACACCCGGCAGCCGCGTCACGCTTACCAGCCAAGGCTGGCTGGAAGGCGCAAGCCGAGAAGGCAACTTAATTTCTATTCTGCCCAACCTAGAAGAGAATGGCTTACAGGCGCAGCTTTTGATTGCCGTGAATGACCCATTATCACTTGAGCACGATGGTCCCGCGCTGCGCCTTGGCGATGTGCTACGCGTTACCTTTCATAGCACAACCCAAGAGCCGCTCATCGCCCTGCCCTCTGCAGCATTGCGCCCAGGCGAGCAGGTATGGTGGGTAGATGATGAAGATCGCTTACGCAGCACCCAAGTCACCCTGGCCTATCGCGGTCAGGAAACGGCACTGGTACGCAGCGGTTTAGTGCCCGGACAGCGCGTGGTAATTGCTGGTTTGGCTCAGCCTCGTGAAGGCCAGCAAGTCCGTATTCGTCAGCGGGGAGACACCCCAGCCAGTGATGAGGACAGCCCATGATTCGCCGTGGCCCGCTTGCCTGGATGGTCGACCATGGCGTTGCCCCTAACCTGATGATGGTGCTGTTTATCGTCGGCGGTTTAATGGCATCTCTGGCCATTAAAAAAGAGGTTTTCCCGGAATTTGAAACGGAAATCATCCAAGTTAGCATCAGCTATCCTGGCGCCACGCCGGAAGATGTTGAGCAAAGTTTGCTGCTACCGGTTGAAGCTGCCATTGCTGATGTGGAAGGCATCGATGAATTAACCGCCAGCGCTGGTGAAGGTAGCGGCGTGGTCAGCGCCACGCTGATCGACGGCGTTGATGTAATGCGGGCCTATCAGGATATCCAGCAGGCTGTGAATGCTATCACCACCTTGCCTAACGCAGCAGACCCACCGCGCTTTACCCTGGCTGGCCGCTCTCGCAGCGTGGTGAGCTTGCAGGTGTATGGCTCCGTGGGCTTAGCCGCACTGCATGACGCCGCCGAGGATGTGCGCGCAGAATTACAGGCCACCAGCGGCATCTCCCGTGCAGAGCTCTCCGGCAATCGGGAACGTGAAATCCAGGTGCTTTTGGATGAAGAAGCCATTGAGCGCTTTGGGTTAGACCATCAACAACTTGCCAGCCGAATTGCCGAAGAAGCGCTTGATCTCGCGAGTGGCCAGCTTACGACCGCCGAAGGTGAGTGGTTAATTCGCTACCAGGGCCGCCGCAACAGTGCGGATGAGTTTGCCGCACTCCCCATTCTCACCACCACCCAAGGCTCTCCCGTTGTGCTGGGCGATATCGCTCGCGTAAGAGAAGGGTTTGCTGAAACCGACCGTGAAGAGTTCTATAACGGCGAGCCAGGCTTATCGGTGGATATCTATCAGATTGGCGATCAGACGCCGACCAGTATTTCCCAAGCGGTTTACGGTGAGCTGGAGCGGCTGCGCGCCAACCTACCCAATGGGGTGCGCCTGGATGTTTCCAGAGATAGCTCAGAAATTTACGAAGACCGCCTGAACCTGCTGCTAAAAAACGCCTGGATGGGCTTGGCACTGGTGCTAATTCTCATGGCACTATTTCTTGAGGCACGATTGGCCTTCTGGGTAACGCTGGGCATCCCGACGGCATTTTTGGGCGCAATGCTATTTCTGCCTTGGATTGGCGTCTCACTTAATATGATGTCGATGTTCGCCTTTATTATCGCCCTTGGCATTGTCGTAGACGATGCCATTATGGTCGGTGAGAATATTTACAGCTACCGGGAGCAGGGCTATTCCCTTCGCGATGCCGCGGTAAAGGGTGCCCAAGAAATCGCCACACCGCTTACCTTTGCGATTCTGTCTAATATTGTTGCGTTCCTACCGTTGCTGTTTTTACCCGGCTTTTTAGGGCTTATTTTTGCCACCGTGCCAGTGGTTGTTATCACGGTATTTATTATTTCCCTGGTGGAAGCACTGTTTATACTGCCTGCCCACCTCGCCCACGCCCGTAAGCCCCGCAAAACACCCGTATGGCAGCGCCCCATTGAAGCCGTTCGTTTACGTATGCAAAAGGGCCTGCATCACTTTACTTATCAACAGTTTGAACCATTCTTACAGCGGGCGCTTAACCAGCGTTTACTAACGGTATCGCTAGGCATCGCCTTACTATGTGTCGCACTTGCCTGGGCAATGAGTGGTCGACTTGGCTTTTCACTCATGCCCAGAGTGGAATCAGACCAAGTTCAGGCCAGCGTTACCCTGCCGATTGGCAGCAACATTAGCGTTAGCCGTGAATTGAGCCAACAACTGCTGGATGCCGCCGAGCAACTAAGCGAACGCGAGGCAACCCTCAGCTTTAGCAGTACCCGAAGCCGCTTGGATGGCGAGAGCCTAACGGTGCGTTTAGACATCGCCAGTGAAAGCCTGGATGACTGGCCACCATCGCGCATTGCACGAGAATGGCGTGACTTAACGGGCGATTTAGTCGGCGCGCAATCCGTGCGCTTTGAGTCAGATTTCGGAGGCCCCGGTAGTGGTGCAGCGCTGAGCCTGCGTTTATCCCACCCCAACACCCAAGTGTTAGAAGCAGCCGCTGCGCAGCTGGCGGAACAGCTGGCTGAATATGGGTTAACCGATATCGATAGCGGTCTGGGTGACGGCAAACCGCAGCTTGAAATGCGCCTGTCTGCCGAAGGGCGCGCGTTAGGGCTAACCGGGAACGAACTTGCCCAGGCGCTACGCGGCACGCTACAGGGAGCTACTGCCATAGAGCAGTTTATCGGCCGCCGAGAAGTCAGCGTAGAGGTACGCCTGCCTGAGCAAGATCGTGACAGCCTCAATGAGCTTTATCGACTGCCGATCCAGACGCCTGACGGCCTAAGCGTCCCGTTGTCTCGCGTAGCCGATATTACGTTAAGCCAGGCCTCTAGTAGCCTTCAGCGAATCGATGGTCGTCGGATAATTACGGTTACCGCTGACTCCGAGGGTGACCAAGCGATTAATCAAGTGCTCGCCACACTGCAAGAAGATGTTTTCCCCACTCTTAGCAATACCTGGACAGGGCTTGAAGTGAGTATGGGCGGACGACAGCAAGATACCGCCGACAATTTAGCCACGTTGCGCAACGCCATGTGGCTAATGCTGGCCGCGCTGTATGCATTGTTAGCCATCCCTTTCCGTAGCTACCTTCAGCCACTTCTAGTACTGGCGGCTATTCCGTTTGGTATTGTCGGTGCCGTCGCAGGCCATATGTTGATGGGGTTCGGATTATCGATTATCAGCTTACTCGGTATGCTGGCACTTTCCGGCGTGGTGATTAACGATGCCCTGGTACTGATTGACTATGCTAACCGTAAGCGTCGTGAGGGCATGGATGCCCGCGAAGCGATCGTCGCCGCGGCGACCCGCCGCCTACGGCCGATTATGATGACGACCCTCACCACGTTTTTAGGCTTGGCACCAATGATTCTAGAAACCTCTCGCCAAGCGCGCTTTATGATACCCATGGCTATTTCACTAGGGTTTGGCATGCTATTCGCCACGGTTATCTTGTTACTGGTAGTGCCCTGCCTCTACCTGGGGTTAGAAAACCTGCGTGAACGGCTCAGCAAACCACCCCAACCAAGCCATGAGGGAGTCAGCTAATGAAACTGCTCGCTTCACTACGCCAGTGGCGCCCCTCCCAACTGGGTCTAAAGCTTTTTGTGGCTATTTTAAGCGTTAACGTAGCCATTGCAGCGAGCGTGTTTTTAGCAGTGACTTACAGTATTGATCGCGGCTTTTTAGAATATCTAAATCAAGCCCAAGAGCGGCGCGCTATGCTGCTGGCGGATGGGCTAATTACTCGCTGGGAAACTCAGGGTAGTTGGCAATGGTTGGAGCAATCGCCAGAACGCTGGCCCTATATTGTGCGCTTTGAGCTTGGCCAGGAACACCGTGATCGCCCTTCTCCTCTCGGCGAGACCCAAGACTTCGCGTTACGCAATAGCGATGGCCGCTTCGTCATCCCACCTGCTGAAACCGCACGCGGCTCAAACGGTTGGCGATGGCTCACCCTTTATAGCGACGTGACCTCAAGCGGAAACAATGAAGCGATTGGAGAACTTGGGTTTCGTCCTCCACAAGATATGATGGAGCGCATGGAAAGCCGTTTTCTAGAGCGCCAGCAGCGCAATTTAGTGCTTATTGTTGTTTCTCTCGGGTTGGCATCGCTGTTACTGGCAGGAGGGCTTTCCTGGTGGCTAGGCCGACGTACCCGAGCATTAGCAGGGGCAACGCTACGTTTAACCGAAGGTGATTATCACACTCGGTTACCAGAACGCGGCCGGGATGAACTTTCCAGTTTGGCACGCGACTTTAACGTGCTAGCAGCCACCTTAGAAGCTAGCCGCGACGCCAGAGCACGATGGGTATCTGATACTGCCCACGAGCTACGTACCCCGTTAGCAGTGCTGCGCGGCGAAATCGAAGCGATGCAGGACGGGATTCGTCCGCTAAACCAGGAAAATCTTAGCTCACTGGCTCAAGAAGTCGCTCAACTGGAACGGTTAGTCACTGACCTGAGACTGCTTTCCCAAAGCGATGCAGGCGCATTGGATATTCAGCTAGCGCCAATGAATCTCAGCGAAAGCTTAAAAGGCCGTTTATCCGATGCTGACCGCTGGCTAGAAGAGAGCGGCCTGACCTTGTCATGCCAGCTTACCCCCGACATCATGATACAAGGGGATGCCCAGCGTTTGCGTCAATTATGGAGCAATCTGCTGGATAACAGCTGCGCCTATACGCAGCCACCAGGAGCGCTACGGGTTTCGTTAATCTGCGAAGCTAACCATGCCGTTATTATTTGGGAAGACAGCTCCCCAGGCGTGCCTGAATGCGAGCTTTCACGCTTAACTGAACGCCTGTACCGCGTGGAGGGCTCACGTAACCGCGCAAGTGGCGGCAGCGGGCTGGGGCTCTCAATTGCTAGCGCGTTAGTCAATGCCCATGGCGGCACGCTTTCGCCTGGCGTTTCTGAGCTAGGCGGTCTGAAATGGACGCTGCGCTTCCCGCTATTTATTGCCTCTTAACCTAAGCGAGCTGACTATGTCTGAGAATAGTTCACCCCAAGACGCCTCACTGCTCATTGTTGAGGATGAACCTAAAATCGCCCGGCTAATGGCAGACTACCTGGAAAACAATAATTTCACCCCGACCATTATTGCCAACGGCAACGATGTTATACCCTGGCTAACCCAGCAGCTTCCGGCACTCATACTGCTAGATGTGATGCTGCCTGGTAAGGATGGACTAACGCTATGTCGAGAAATCCGTCAACACTGGCCTAGCGTTCCCATTATTATGGTGACTGCAAAAGTCGAGGAAGTTGATCGTTTACTAGGCTTAGAGCTAGGTGCAGACGACTATGTATGCAAACCTTTCAGCCCCCGCGAAGTGGTTGCCCGCGTAAAAGCGGTATTACGCCGCAGTCAAGCCGCTGCGCAAGTCGATGACGCTTCAGCCACCACCCCGCAAGCACCGGTGACACTCGATGAAGAGGGCTGGCAGGCGCTCGCCAATGGGCACGACCTTGGCCTCACCGCCGTAGAGTTCCAACTGTTGCGCGTCATGATGCAGTCCCCGGGACGTATCTTCAGTCGCGAACAGCTAATGGATCACATGTATCGGGATAACCGCATTGTCTCGGAACGTACCGTGGACAGCCATATTAAGAAGCTACGCAAAAAAATCCATGAAGCACTCCCCGAACTAGAGATTATTCGCTCCGTTTACGGCGTTGGTTACAAATATCAGCCAGAAGGATAATCCGTCTATTTGCTATCAACGACCTGCGGCTGAACCTGACGATTCAAGAAGGCGATACCGGCTTCGATCGCGCTATCACGAAGCAGGAAGCTGGCAAAATGACCATAGCCACGCTGTAAGTACAGCTCGCTTTCGGTGCCCTGGGCCTGGAGTGCTTGATAGAAGTCAGTCGCGTGATCAACGGGCACTAACTGATCCCAGCTGCCATGAAACAGAAAAAACGGTGGTGCCTGGAGTGTGATTTGCCGCGCAGGTGAAGCCAACGCATAGGCCTCTGGTTTTTCGGCGCGGGTGCCGCCAATAAAGTCGACCACCAAACGACCATCATCAAACTTCAGTAGGTCGCTGGGTAGACCGCCAACTAGCACCGCTGCTAGCGTTGCGTGCTCGCCGCCATAAGGTTCGCCCAGCGGGCCTTCATTGCCAGCTAAGGCAAGCAGGCTTATTAAATGCGCACCGGATGAAAAACCAACGCCCACGATGCGGTCAGTATCCACTTGCCAACGCTCAGCGTTACTATGAAGCCAGCTCATCGCCTGCTGTAAATCATATAGCTGTTCAGGGAATCGGTACTCGGGAGCAAAGCGGTGCTCAATATTCACTGTCACATACCCCTGCGCGGCTAACTGCTCAGCAATCGCCTCCATGTCGTCAGGACCACGGTTGCGCCAGCCACCGCCATGTACAATGAGTGCCGCTGGTCGACGCTCTGTCGCTGAAGTGTTTGGTAACAGCACCTGGGCGCTCAATGTTTGCGCCCAACCATCAGGTGTATAATGCTGGGTGGGTAGTCGAGTAAAGGTTTGCGGCGTATTCAGCATCCCCTGCTCAATGGCAGGTAGACCCCGGCTGGCTTGATGCGTTGCACCGCAGCCGCTCATCAAAAGAGCCAGCGCGCTTAGGCTCAGATATCGACGCATAAGACGTAAATCTGGCATTTAGAACTCCTTAATATGCCCCCTCAATACGACGCTTCCTCAACACGTTTATTTAACACGTTTCTTTGACGCAACGTTTCAACATGTCTTTTCGATACGTGTTTTGAAAACCGTAAGCCCCCGCCCAAACGATTGTGACCGCGTAAGCTAAGATAAGATCACGGTTGTTGCACACTTTGTGCAAACGTTTTACACCAAGCCCTTAGATACTGATATCGACAACTTACCATTTTTAGAATGTTTCGAGGTTTGCTATGAACATATCATTACGCCAATTATTTGCGCCTGCACTACTTGCCGTTGCCCTTATGCCTTTAGCCTTCAGCGCCAATGCTGGTCACCACAACAGTGCAGATATTGACCGCGAAGCGATGCAGGAGCGCATGGAAGAGCGCCGTCAAGACGTTTATCAGCGCGCCGGTTTAAGTGAAGAGCAACAAACTGCCTTAAACGAAGCACATGCTGAACATCGTGATGCCATGCTGTCGCTGCGCGAAGAGCACCAAGCCAAGGTGGCCGAGATCCTAACCGAAGAAGAGCAACAAGCGCTGCGCGATGCCATGCGCGAGATGCATGCTGACAAACATGACGAGCGACGCCATAGTGAAGGCGGTCATGGCAAGCGCGACCATGAACGTCGCGGACACTACGGCGAAGCTGCTGAGGAAGACACAGCAGAATAAGCGTTTATTAAACGTCAAACCTTGCTTTAACGCCCGGCCTAGCCGGGCATTTTTGTTTCTATACTCCTGAACAACGCTTTTAACGATGGGCTGAAAGCTCCCCATCGACTTGAAGTAAGCTCTTAAACCACGTATTTTATTTGAACGTTCATTCAAAAATAACGCTGTTTTTAATCCTTGTCTTAACAACAGGAGTCCGCCTCCATGGCGAAAGACAACCCCAACCTCCCCTCACGCGACCGACTCAATCCTGTGGTTTTCCACGGGAGTGTGGCGGGTATTCTTATCTTTTTAGTATTGACGATGCTATTTACCGAGCAGGCCGGCACTTTTTTCGATGCCGGTCTTGCTTGGGTAAGCAAAACGTTCGGCTGGTACTACATGCTGGCGATTGTGGCTTATCTAGTCTTTGTCGTGATGATTGGCATGTCGCGCTTTGGCAGCATTCGCCTTGGCCCAGATCACTCACGACCTGAGTTTTCGCTATTATCGTGGTCAGCTATGCTGTTTGCTGCAGGTATCGGTATTGACCTGCTGTTCTTCAGCGTTGCCGAGCCGGTTGCCCACTATTTAGCGCCGCCTGATCTAACGCCTGAAAGCCAAGAAGCTATGCGCCAGGCCGTCGTTCAAACCTATCTGCACTGGGGGCTTTCCGGTTGGGGGCTGTACGTGTTGATGGGTATGGCGCTGGCCTATTTTAGCTATCGTCACCGCTTACCGCTGGCGATCCGCAGTGCGCTTTATCCGCTGCTGGGTAAACGTATTCACGGCCCTATTGGTAATGCAGTTGATATCACGGCCGTCATTTCAACTGTGTTTGGTATCGCTACCAGTCTCGGTATCGGGGTTATCCAGCTTAACTACGGGCTGAATTATATGTTCGATGTGCCTGAGTCCCTAACCGTGCAAGTTATATTAATTGCGATGGTTGTCATCCTGGCGACTATCTCTGTGGTGACAGGCGTAGAAAAAGGCATTCGCCGCTTATCCGAGTTCAATATGCTATTGGCGCTCGGCCTGATGCTATTTGTACTGTTTTCCGGCGACACGCTGGTACTACTTGATAAAGTTGTCAATAACGCTGGTGATTACCTTTCTGGCTTTGTAGGTGCCAGCTTTGATACCTACGCATTTGCCGATGAAGGCGCCCAAGAGTGGAAGATGTGGTGGACGATCTTCTTCTGGGGCTGGTGGATTGCTTGGACGCCGTTTGTCGGTCTTTTCTTAGCGCGTATTTCCCGTGGCCGTACTATCCGCGAATTTGTCGCTGGGGCGTTGTTTATACCACTGGCCTTTATGATGGTGTGGATGTCTATTTTTGGTAATAGCGGCATTGAGCTAGTCGCTAACCAAGGCGTAGCCGAGCTAGGTGAACAGGCGCTCAACACCCCGCAAACTACACTTTATACCCTGCTTGAGTACTACCCTTATGTAGGCATTACAGCAGCAGTAGTGACAGTATTAGGAATTGTGTTCTTTATTACCTCTGCAGACTCTGGTGCGCTGGTACTGGCCAACTTCACGTCTATTTTGAGTGACGTTAACCATGACGCCCCGATACGTCTGCGTATTTTCTGGTCGGCAGTAATTGGCTTGATCACCATTGCCCTGTTAATGGCTGGCGGCTTAAACGCTCTGCAAAGCGCCGTGGTAATTACCGCTCTGCCCTTCTCATTGGTGATTTTCGCGGTGATGGTGGGAATGTATAAAGCCCTGAAACTGGAAGGCAGCAAGGCCGACGCACGCCGTATGATTGCTGGTAGTGCCCCAGGTGGCGACTGGCGTGAACGTTTAGATCGCGCGCTGGACACCTCCAACCGTGCGGGTGCCGCGGCAACCATTCAGCACTCTATTCGCCCAGCAATGACGCAATTTGCCCAGGAGCTTGAGAGCCGTGGTCAAACCGCCAACGTTACCGAAGAACATCTTGATGGCGAGTCGCTTCCAAATCTGACGCTGCAGGTTGACCTGGGCGACGCCACTAGCTTTGTCTATCAGGTATGCCCGCACCGTATGCGCACACCAAGCTTTATACCTGCGGATGACGACTTCTATGTTCGTTTGGACGTGTATTTAGCTGAGGGCGGCCAAGATAAAGATCTGAACGGCTATACCCGTGGGCAAGTGATTGGTGATCTCGTGGCAGAGTACGAGCGCCACCTACACTTCCTTACTCTGGCGGGTCAACAAATGGGCCACGTACAAGCAATGCCAGGTACCATCGGCGAACCGCCGGGAGATTCCCAGATGCAATGATCCGAATACCTCAATCAAAACCCCGACCATCTGGTCGGGGTTTTTGTTAGCGTGCAATAAACAAGAGCTGTTCACGCTACATCAGCCCACCATATCAAGCACAATACGGCCTTCTATCTTGCCGTCGATCATACGTTGGAAAACGTCGTTGATATTATCTAATGTGTCGGTCGCCACGGTCGCTTTGACTTTGCCTTCGGCAGCAAAATCCAGCGCTTCTTGAAGGTCACTGCGCGTACCCACAATAGAGCCACGAATAGTAATACCGTTAAGCACCGTGCTAAAAATTGGCAGCGGGAAATCCCCCGGTGGTAAACCATTGAGCACCAACGTGCCGCCACGACGCAGCATGTTTTGCGCTTGATCAAATGCCTTCGGCGATACCGCGGTAACCAGTGCCCCATGGGCACCACCAATGGTTTTCTTCAGATACGCCGCTGGGTCGGTTTTCATCGCGTTAACGGTCACCGTGGCGCCTAGCCGTTCGGCGAGGGCTAATTTACCGTCGTCAATATCAACAGCAGCGACGTTGAGCCCCATCGCTTTCGCGTACTGTACCGCCATATGTCCCAGGCCGCCGACGCCTGAAATAACCACCCACTGGCCGGGGCGAGTGTCGGTCATTTTC containing:
- a CDS encoding TetR/AcrR family transcriptional regulator: MKNTATRDKLIETGAELIAQQGYNATGINAVLKTCGVPKGSFYHYFSSKEDFGLAVIERFASEYDESLATLLEDVSLPPLERLRRYFATGREHMLGCDHTTGCLIGNLGQELSGQSDTFRDALNLVFQRWEQRFVVCLKDAQNQNDIDKAIVPEALASFILSGWEGAILRAKTLKSVVPMEHFESILFAHVLTPSPSCEVHC
- a CDS encoding alpha/beta hydrolase: MPDLRLMRRYLSLSALALLMSGCGATHQASRGLPAIEQGMLNTPQTFTRLPTQHYTPDGWAQTLSAQVLLPNTSATERRPAALIVHGGGWRNRGPDDMEAIAEQLAAQGYVTVNIEHRFAPEYRFPEQLYDLQQAMSWLHSNAERWQVDTDRIVGVGFSSGAHLISLLALAGNEGPLGEPYGGEHATLAAVLVGGLPSDLLKFDDGRLVVDFIGGTRAEKPEAYALASPARQITLQAPPFFLFHGSWDQLVPVDHATDFYQALQAQGTESELYLQRGYGHFASFLLRDSAIEAGIAFLNRQVQPQVVDSK
- a CDS encoding efflux RND transporter permease subunit; this translates as MIRRGPLAWMVDHGVAPNLMMVLFIVGGLMASLAIKKEVFPEFETEIIQVSISYPGATPEDVEQSLLLPVEAAIADVEGIDELTASAGEGSGVVSATLIDGVDVMRAYQDIQQAVNAITTLPNAADPPRFTLAGRSRSVVSLQVYGSVGLAALHDAAEDVRAELQATSGISRAELSGNREREIQVLLDEEAIERFGLDHQQLASRIAEEALDLASGQLTTAEGEWLIRYQGRRNSADEFAALPILTTTQGSPVVLGDIARVREGFAETDREEFYNGEPGLSVDIYQIGDQTPTSISQAVYGELERLRANLPNGVRLDVSRDSSEIYEDRLNLLLKNAWMGLALVLILMALFLEARLAFWVTLGIPTAFLGAMLFLPWIGVSLNMMSMFAFIIALGIVVDDAIMVGENIYSYREQGYSLRDAAVKGAQEIATPLTFAILSNIVAFLPLLFLPGFLGLIFATVPVVVITVFIISLVEALFILPAHLAHARKPRKTPVWQRPIEAVRLRMQKGLHHFTYQQFEPFLQRALNQRLLTVSLGIALLCVALAWAMSGRLGFSLMPRVESDQVQASVTLPIGSNISVSRELSQQLLDAAEQLSEREATLSFSSTRSRLDGESLTVRLDIASESLDDWPPSRIAREWRDLTGDLVGAQSVRFESDFGGPGSGAALSLRLSHPNTQVLEAAAAQLAEQLAEYGLTDIDSGLGDGKPQLEMRLSAEGRALGLTGNELAQALRGTLQGATAIEQFIGRREVSVEVRLPEQDRDSLNELYRLPIQTPDGLSVPLSRVADITLSQASSSLQRIDGRRIITVTADSEGDQAINQVLATLQEDVFPTLSNTWTGLEVSMGGRQQDTADNLATLRNAMWLMLAALYALLAIPFRSYLQPLLVLAAIPFGIVGAVAGHMLMGFGLSIISLLGMLALSGVVINDALVLIDYANRKRREGMDAREAIVAAATRRLRPIMMTTLTTFLGLAPMILETSRQARFMIPMAISLGFGMLFATVILLLVVPCLYLGLENLRERLSKPPQPSHEGVS
- a CDS encoding response regulator — its product is MSENSSPQDASLLIVEDEPKIARLMADYLENNNFTPTIIANGNDVIPWLTQQLPALILLDVMLPGKDGLTLCREIRQHWPSVPIIMVTAKVEEVDRLLGLELGADDYVCKPFSPREVVARVKAVLRRSQAAAQVDDASATTPQAPVTLDEEGWQALANGHDLGLTAVEFQLLRVMMQSPGRIFSREQLMDHMYRDNRIVSERTVDSHIKKLRKKIHEALPELEIIRSVYGVGYKYQPEG
- the betT gene encoding choline BCCT transporter BetT — its product is MAKDNPNLPSRDRLNPVVFHGSVAGILIFLVLTMLFTEQAGTFFDAGLAWVSKTFGWYYMLAIVAYLVFVVMIGMSRFGSIRLGPDHSRPEFSLLSWSAMLFAAGIGIDLLFFSVAEPVAHYLAPPDLTPESQEAMRQAVVQTYLHWGLSGWGLYVLMGMALAYFSYRHRLPLAIRSALYPLLGKRIHGPIGNAVDITAVISTVFGIATSLGIGVIQLNYGLNYMFDVPESLTVQVILIAMVVILATISVVTGVEKGIRRLSEFNMLLALGLMLFVLFSGDTLVLLDKVVNNAGDYLSGFVGASFDTYAFADEGAQEWKMWWTIFFWGWWIAWTPFVGLFLARISRGRTIREFVAGALFIPLAFMMVWMSIFGNSGIELVANQGVAELGEQALNTPQTTLYTLLEYYPYVGITAAVVTVLGIVFFITSADSGALVLANFTSILSDVNHDAPIRLRIFWSAVIGLITIALLMAGGLNALQSAVVITALPFSLVIFAVMVGMYKALKLEGSKADARRMIAGSAPGGDWRERLDRALDTSNRAGAAATIQHSIRPAMTQFAQELESRGQTANVTEEHLDGESLPNLTLQVDLGDATSFVYQVCPHRMRTPSFIPADDDFYVRLDVYLAEGGQDKDLNGYTRGQVIGDLVAEYERHLHFLTLAGQQMGHVQAMPGTIGEPPGDSQMQ
- a CDS encoding efflux RND transporter periplasmic adaptor subunit, which gives rise to MTSSHSYAPSQQGRIGFGALAALLVFACGLALAWWIISQPPRVERRPPPPAAPPLVDVITAEERLQAPILNGFGRVEAEKSTMLASRVAGQLERFGEGVLPGQVVEQGAPVAYIDQADLRLILEDAEAQLANAQAQLALEQAEQQRARSEYESFGRQLSAERRALVLREPQLRQAQAQLTQARVVRDQAALNLERATLAAPWRAMVQERLVGAGSLLSQGTEVLSLVGVEQFWVRASLPGDILGWLTPGSRVTLTSQGWLEGASREGNLISILPNLEENGLQAQLLIAVNDPLSLEHDGPALRLGDVLRVTFHSTTQEPLIALPSAALRPGEQVWWVDDEDRLRSTQVTLAYRGQETALVRSGLVPGQRVVIAGLAQPREGQQVRIRQRGDTPASDEDSP
- a CDS encoding ATP-binding protein, with product MKLLASLRQWRPSQLGLKLFVAILSVNVAIAASVFLAVTYSIDRGFLEYLNQAQERRAMLLADGLITRWETQGSWQWLEQSPERWPYIVRFELGQEHRDRPSPLGETQDFALRNSDGRFVIPPAETARGSNGWRWLTLYSDVTSSGNNEAIGELGFRPPQDMMERMESRFLERQQRNLVLIVVSLGLASLLLAGGLSWWLGRRTRALAGATLRLTEGDYHTRLPERGRDELSSLARDFNVLAATLEASRDARARWVSDTAHELRTPLAVLRGEIEAMQDGIRPLNQENLSSLAQEVAQLERLVTDLRLLSQSDAGALDIQLAPMNLSESLKGRLSDADRWLEESGLTLSCQLTPDIMIQGDAQRLRQLWSNLLDNSCAYTQPPGALRVSLICEANHAVIIWEDSSPGVPECELSRLTERLYRVEGSRNRASGGSGLGLSIASALVNAHGGTLSPGVSELGGLKWTLRFPLFIAS